A part of Gramella sp. MAR_2010_147 genomic DNA contains:
- a CDS encoding CoA pyrophosphatase — protein MEFEIFKNRISKLKKMPLPGEEAHRKLAPLIRINELDKIDMSKRDPQEAGVMAVFYPGNDTNTRLVLILRKTYKGVHSNQVGFPGGRVEFSDRNLEDTALRETEEEIGIPRTEIKVLKKLTRLYIPPSNFWVQPYLGIMDKTPIMVAQESEVEAILEVKLSEFLDESNVISENLSTSYAANIDVPAYKLNGHVVWGATGMMLSEIREMLLKI, from the coding sequence ATGGAATTCGAAATTTTTAAAAACAGGATTTCAAAGTTAAAAAAAATGCCGCTTCCAGGGGAAGAGGCGCATAGAAAACTAGCTCCGCTTATTAGAATTAATGAACTGGATAAGATAGATATGTCTAAAAGAGATCCTCAGGAAGCCGGAGTGATGGCAGTTTTTTACCCGGGGAATGATACTAATACCAGGCTTGTATTGATCTTACGAAAAACCTATAAAGGAGTTCATTCTAATCAGGTTGGTTTTCCTGGAGGCAGGGTAGAGTTTTCAGATAGAAACCTGGAAGATACCGCTTTAAGGGAAACAGAAGAAGAGATTGGAATTCCCAGAACTGAAATCAAAGTTTTAAAGAAACTTACAAGATTATATATTCCACCTTCCAATTTTTGGGTTCAGCCATATCTGGGAATTATGGATAAGACGCCTATAATGGTGGCTCAGGAATCTGAGGTAGAAGCGATACTTGAAGTGAAACTCAGCGAATTTTTAGATGAAAGTAACGTGATAAGTGAGAATTTGAGCACTTCTTACGCCGCGAATATAGATGTGCCTGCTTACAAGCTAAACGGTCATGTGGTATGGGGTGCTACGGGGATGATGCTGAGTGAAATAAGGGAGATGCTGTTAAAAATATAA
- a CDS encoding DUF4350 domain-containing protein has product MNKTYKIAFGLFLLLIISLAWLESSEPEPVNWTPSYTRSDKIPLGSYIFYESWKQIDPEKIREIKIPPYEYLNKVPENGTYFFLNNYVNFDEDELEDILSWVSNGNTLFISAYNFGEKLEDTLKVELSSFISADGFKSRPALNLVNSNLKFEEALEFDQDLPAVYFEKIDTTTQVVLGTSSFGEKDADNKINFLKTDFGKGQIFLHSAPQAFSNYFLLKNKNYQYSEALLSYLSNNNILWDSYYKSGKGFFTSPLYILLNNRPLKWAYYFVIIAAILFILFEGKRKQRSIPVVEPLQNKSFEFTQTMSQLYIEQKKYHELGLKKISLLMEFIRNSYRLDPSTINEEFYRDLAEKSENSIETTKRLFKMIFNFQKNNENGKVEFFELSQSINTFKTHNGKTGSKS; this is encoded by the coding sequence ATGAATAAAACCTATAAAATTGCTTTTGGTTTATTTCTTTTATTGATCATTTCCCTGGCCTGGCTTGAGAGCTCTGAACCTGAACCTGTAAACTGGACACCGAGTTATACAAGATCAGACAAAATTCCGCTTGGTTCTTATATATTTTATGAAAGCTGGAAACAAATTGATCCGGAAAAGATCAGGGAGATCAAAATTCCTCCTTATGAATATTTAAATAAAGTTCCAGAAAATGGCACGTATTTCTTTCTGAACAATTACGTGAATTTTGATGAAGATGAACTAGAGGATATTCTAAGCTGGGTATCCAATGGCAATACCCTGTTTATTTCAGCCTACAACTTTGGAGAAAAGCTGGAAGATACTCTTAAAGTAGAATTGTCATCTTTTATTAGTGCCGATGGATTTAAATCCAGACCTGCGCTTAACCTGGTAAATTCAAATTTGAAGTTTGAAGAGGCATTGGAATTTGATCAGGACCTCCCGGCGGTATACTTTGAAAAGATCGATACTACCACACAAGTTGTACTTGGCACTTCCTCTTTTGGCGAAAAAGATGCAGACAATAAAATTAACTTTTTAAAGACAGACTTTGGAAAAGGCCAGATATTCCTGCATTCTGCCCCGCAGGCATTTAGTAATTATTTTCTGCTGAAAAATAAAAATTACCAGTATAGTGAGGCTTTACTATCTTATCTCTCCAATAATAATATTCTCTGGGATTCGTATTATAAGTCTGGAAAAGGCTTTTTTACGTCTCCTCTATATATTCTTTTAAATAATCGTCCGTTAAAATGGGCTTATTATTTTGTGATCATCGCTGCGATCCTATTTATTCTTTTTGAAGGCAAGCGTAAACAAAGATCAATTCCTGTAGTGGAACCACTTCAGAATAAATCTTTTGAATTTACCCAAACGATGTCTCAATTATATATTGAACAAAAGAAATATCACGAACTCGGGCTTAAAAAGATCTCCCTTTTAATGGAGTTCATTAGAAACTCCTATAGATTAGATCCTTCAACTATTAACGAAGAATTTTACCGTGATCTGGCTGAAAAAAGTGAAAACAGTATAGAAACAACAAAAAGGCTTTTTAAAATGATCTTTAATTTTCAAAAGAATAATGAAAATGGCAAGGTCGAATTTTTTGAATTGAGCCAAAGCATAAATACCTTTAAAACACATAATGGAAAAACAGGAAGCAAATCATAA
- a CDS encoding DUF4129 domain-containing protein, which translates to MKKRFLIILLFLSFGTFYPQDADSLTEIREIQYDKISKQSPVDLDEKKIEEYQSEKEFSYINTVEKDTWWTRFKKWINAKYNQVINWLFGDYKANGIMAAIIAVIPILLILTLLGLVAWLFSRLNPGGKILQKPKTSEVFLSEEEELVKNEDLPALMKEAIQKGQFRLAVRYYYLQELRKLDELELIHYEYQKTNRDYSNEIKNPIIKAQFSNITKLYEFIWYGSFQVSESDFRLAEKGFIRMEDSLKNLSHE; encoded by the coding sequence TTGAAAAAGAGGTTTTTAATCATTCTTTTATTTTTATCCTTCGGAACCTTTTATCCACAGGATGCAGATTCCTTGACTGAGATCAGGGAAATACAATATGATAAAATCTCAAAACAGAGTCCTGTAGATCTCGACGAAAAGAAAATCGAAGAGTATCAATCTGAAAAAGAGTTCAGTTATATAAATACAGTTGAAAAAGATACCTGGTGGACGCGGTTCAAAAAATGGATTAATGCAAAATACAATCAGGTCATAAACTGGTTATTTGGAGATTATAAAGCAAATGGCATCATGGCTGCTATCATTGCAGTGATCCCAATATTATTGATCCTTACACTACTTGGGCTTGTAGCCTGGCTATTTTCAAGATTAAATCCGGGAGGAAAAATTCTTCAGAAACCTAAAACCAGTGAGGTTTTTCTTTCTGAGGAAGAAGAGTTGGTCAAAAACGAAGATCTTCCGGCTCTAATGAAAGAAGCTATTCAAAAAGGGCAATTTAGGCTTGCGGTGCGTTATTATTATTTACAGGAATTACGTAAACTGGACGAACTTGAGCTTATTCATTATGAATATCAAAAAACCAATAGGGATTATTCTAATGAGATAAAGAACCCAATAATAAAGGCACAATTTTCTAATATCACCAAGCTTTATGAGTTTATATGGTATGGAAGTTTTCAGGTTTCTGAATCAGATTTTAGACTAGCAGAAAAAGGATTTATTAGAATGGAAGATTCTTTAAAAAATCTGAGCCATGAATAA
- a CDS encoding NAD(P)/FAD-dependent oxidoreductase: MNIPRTDLPRVVIIGGGFAGMALARKILKEDMQMVMLDRHNYHTFQPLLYQVSTSGLEPDSIAYPLRKITRSSKKCYFRLAEVESISAEKNTVHTNIGDLIYDYLIIATGSKTNFFGNDSIEEHGMWMKTVPQALNIRSLILENLEQATITEDPEKRKALLNFVLAGAGPTGVELSGAIAELRNHIVPKDYPDLDPNEMNIHLLEGLDRVLPPMSEHASKKAQEMLEELGVKIHLNTMVENYDGHLVKTNTDLAIKTETFIWSAGVTGAPVEGLNASALVEKANRYEVNVFNQVNGYENIFAVGDIALMKTEKFPKGHPMVAQPAIQQGKHLAKNIKHLIRGEKLEPFEYFDKGTMATVGRNRAVVDLHKWKFSGFFAWFVWMFVHLWFLVGFRNRTVTFFNWIYNYVNFDKAARLIIRPFKGQKKTMKMDKDKV, encoded by the coding sequence ATGAACATCCCAAGAACCGACTTACCCAGAGTAGTAATTATAGGAGGTGGTTTTGCCGGAATGGCGTTAGCCAGAAAGATCTTGAAAGAAGACATGCAAATGGTGATGCTGGACAGGCATAACTACCATACTTTTCAGCCTTTACTTTACCAGGTTTCCACTTCAGGACTAGAACCAGATTCTATCGCCTACCCATTAAGAAAAATTACCAGATCCAGTAAAAAATGTTATTTCAGGCTTGCAGAAGTAGAATCTATTTCAGCCGAAAAGAATACAGTGCACACAAATATTGGCGATCTAATCTATGATTATTTAATTATAGCCACTGGCTCAAAAACTAATTTCTTCGGAAACGATAGTATTGAAGAGCATGGAATGTGGATGAAAACGGTTCCACAAGCACTAAATATTAGAAGTCTTATTCTTGAAAATCTCGAACAGGCCACTATTACCGAGGATCCAGAGAAAAGAAAAGCCCTGCTTAACTTTGTTCTTGCCGGAGCAGGACCTACTGGGGTAGAGCTTAGCGGTGCTATTGCTGAACTGAGAAATCACATAGTCCCGAAAGATTATCCAGATCTGGATCCCAATGAGATGAATATCCATTTACTTGAAGGTCTAGACAGGGTTTTACCTCCTATGAGTGAGCATGCCTCTAAAAAAGCCCAGGAAATGCTTGAAGAATTAGGCGTAAAAATCCACCTGAATACAATGGTTGAGAATTACGATGGGCATTTGGTAAAGACCAATACAGATCTTGCGATAAAAACGGAAACTTTTATATGGTCTGCGGGAGTAACAGGAGCACCGGTAGAAGGTCTTAATGCCTCTGCACTGGTTGAAAAAGCCAATAGGTACGAGGTAAATGTGTTTAATCAGGTGAATGGTTACGAGAATATTTTCGCTGTTGGGGATATTGCATTAATGAAAACGGAAAAATTTCCAAAAGGTCACCCAATGGTTGCTCAACCTGCAATTCAACAAGGGAAACATCTGGCTAAAAACATCAAACATCTAATAAGAGGGGAAAAGCTAGAACCATTTGAATATTTTGACAAAGGAACCATGGCTACGGTTGGAAGAAACAGGGCCGTGGTAGATCTCCATAAGTGGAAATTCTCAGGATTTTTCGCCTGGTTTGTATGGATGTTTGTACACCTTTGGTTTCTGGTAGGCTTTAGAAACAGAACGGTAACCTTCTTCAACTGGATATACAACTATGTGAATTTTGACAAGGCAGCCAGGTTGATCATTAGACCTTTCAAAGGTCAGAAGAAAACCATGAAAATGGATAAGGATAAAGTTTAA
- a CDS encoding DUF2141 domain-containing protein, which yields MKTLIITILMLVFSLISTAQNSVEITMTGFESNEGKAVFGLYSSKENWLEKTFKTLKTEIIEGEATIVFQDLPDGEYAISAFHDEDENGELDMFLGFYPAEDYATSNNAPAKFGPPNWKDAKFELKNGSTEKQKINIF from the coding sequence ATGAAAACACTAATCATAACAATTTTAATGTTGGTCTTCTCTCTGATTTCAACAGCTCAGAATTCAGTAGAAATTACCATGACAGGATTTGAATCTAATGAAGGCAAAGCTGTTTTTGGACTTTATTCTTCTAAAGAAAACTGGTTAGAGAAAACCTTTAAAACTTTAAAGACTGAAATCATTGAGGGAGAGGCTACTATAGTTTTTCAAGATCTTCCAGATGGTGAATACGCAATTTCTGCTTTTCATGATGAAGATGAGAATGGAGAGCTTGATATGTTCCTGGGTTTTTATCCTGCGGAAGATTATGCTACTTCTAATAATGCTCCTGCAAAATTTGGTCCTCCCAATTGGAAAGATGCGAAATTTGAATTAAAAAATGGATCCACAGAAAAACAGAAAATAAATATTTTTTAA
- a CDS encoding TonB-dependent receptor has protein sequence MSGVLTLQTIDEPDQDQTDISIMTVGAGLGHTKKWDSSSVSVNATYINLAPYQELIPNNPDFEFKKPYKSLSGEAVFRKRTNIGLFKLYAALDRTNFELYQPDETLTSRNLTDLTNLNLYANTSYEGSLSNGWKIAPGISFSKSTNEIFIDEANLKNRENAAHLKLKSTKKYNNRLKFNAGLEYFHTDFEEDYMEDSQTFPAGYTNNILAGFIESDLIFSKKFAVKAGVRSSYLEMNNEIKVSPRLAAAYKLTDHQQISTAYGDYHQQAADGYLKYNNHLEPEQAQHFILNYQYSTKGYLFRGEAYYKGYSDLVKFDTNAPEFNSNYSNDGDGYARGLDLFFRDDRSINHLEYWLSYSFIDSERDYRNYPISATPDFVATHAASLVTKYWIEDWQSQIGFSYNFSSGRPFENPNTSGFSNERTKNYNNLSFNWAYLISQQKILYFSISNITGSKNVFGYQYANSPNPSGRFISRPIQQAADRFVFVGFFWTISADKNKNQLDNL, from the coding sequence TTGTCTGGTGTCTTAACCTTACAGACTATAGATGAACCAGATCAGGATCAGACTGATATTTCAATTATGACGGTGGGGGCAGGTTTAGGACATACCAAAAAATGGGATAGCAGCTCTGTAAGTGTAAATGCCACCTATATAAATCTGGCACCATACCAGGAGCTTATTCCCAATAATCCTGATTTTGAATTTAAAAAACCTTATAAAAGTTTGAGCGGTGAAGCGGTATTTAGAAAAAGAACAAACATAGGATTATTTAAACTATACGCTGCTTTAGACCGAACTAACTTCGAATTATATCAACCAGACGAAACATTAACCAGCAGAAATTTAACTGATTTGACCAATCTTAATTTATATGCTAATACGTCTTACGAAGGAAGTCTGAGTAATGGTTGGAAAATTGCCCCGGGTATAAGTTTTTCAAAATCTACTAATGAAATATTTATTGATGAAGCTAATTTAAAGAATCGTGAAAATGCAGCTCATTTAAAATTGAAGAGCACTAAGAAATATAATAATCGTTTAAAATTTAATGCAGGGCTGGAATATTTTCATACAGATTTTGAGGAGGATTACATGGAAGATTCCCAAACATTTCCAGCCGGTTACACAAATAACATTCTCGCCGGATTTATTGAATCTGATCTTATATTTTCAAAAAAGTTTGCCGTAAAGGCGGGGGTGCGTAGTTCTTATCTGGAGATGAACAATGAAATTAAAGTCTCTCCAAGGCTTGCAGCTGCGTATAAGCTTACAGATCATCAACAAATTTCAACAGCCTACGGAGATTATCATCAGCAGGCAGCAGATGGCTATTTAAAGTATAATAATCATTTAGAACCGGAGCAGGCACAGCATTTTATTCTGAATTATCAGTATTCAACCAAAGGATATTTATTTCGTGGCGAAGCTTATTATAAAGGGTATAGTGATCTGGTTAAATTTGATACCAATGCGCCTGAATTTAATAGTAATTACTCTAACGACGGGGATGGGTACGCCAGGGGTTTAGATCTGTTTTTTCGTGATGATAGAAGTATAAATCATCTTGAATACTGGCTTTCATACAGTTTTATTGATTCTGAAAGGGATTATAGAAACTACCCAATTTCGGCTACTCCAGATTTTGTTGCGACTCATGCTGCCAGCCTGGTTACCAAATACTGGATTGAAGACTGGCAAAGTCAGATTGGATTTTCCTATAATTTCTCCAGTGGCAGGCCATTTGAAAACCCTAATACCTCTGGCTTTTCGAATGAAAGGACCAAAAACTATAATAATTTAAGCTTTAACTGGGCTTATTTAATTTCTCAACAAAAGATCCTTTATTTCTCCATTTCTAATATCACGGGCAGTAAGAATGTTTTTGGATATCAATACGCTAATTCTCCAAACCCCAGCGGAAGATTCATTTCCAGGCCTATACAGCAGGCAGCAGACAGGTTTGTTTTTGTTGGTTTTTTCTGGACGATTAGTGCCGATAAAAATAAAAATCAATTAGATAACTTATAG
- a CDS encoding RNA polymerase sigma factor — MNKELEHQFVTNLEQHQNIAHKICRIYTNDKDSHNDLFQEITIQLWKAYPKFRGDSKFSTWMYRVALNTAITLYRKKKRKIRTQDYDTVHFKIKSEEYNDEVEQHLKLMYDAIRQLNDIDKALVFLYLEDKNYAEISDTLGITEVNARVKMNRVKTKLKNLINP, encoded by the coding sequence GTGAACAAAGAATTAGAACATCAGTTTGTTACCAATCTGGAGCAACACCAGAATATTGCGCACAAGATCTGCCGTATCTATACAAATGATAAAGATTCACATAATGATCTTTTTCAGGAGATCACGATTCAATTATGGAAAGCTTATCCAAAGTTTAGAGGAGATTCCAAGTTTAGTACCTGGATGTACAGAGTTGCTCTTAACACGGCGATCACGCTTTACCGAAAGAAAAAACGAAAAATACGAACGCAAGATTATGATACGGTACATTTTAAGATCAAATCTGAAGAATATAACGATGAAGTTGAACAACATCTAAAACTGATGTATGATGCCATAAGGCAGTTGAATGATATTGATAAAGCCCTTGTTTTCTTATACCTGGAAGATAAGAATTATGCCGAAATCTCTGATACCCTTGGAATCACAGAAGTGAATGCAAGAGTGAAAATGAACAGGGTAAAAACCAAATTAAAAAACCTTATTAATCCTTGA
- a CDS encoding carboxypeptidase-like regulatory domain-containing protein — MKPILNVLFFLIVSIASAQYNISGSVTDKAGNLIVGANVYLKNSYDGSNTDHDGKFSFTSILTGNQILVISYIGFEPLELEADISEMNQLEIQLREDVNSLDAVVLNAGSFSAGEQSRVSVLKPLDVVTTAGVAGDFIAALQTLPGTQTVGEDGRLFVRGGGPGKRRYLLMV, encoded by the coding sequence ATGAAGCCAATCTTGAACGTTCTTTTCTTTTTAATAGTTTCTATTGCATCTGCTCAGTATAATATATCTGGAAGTGTTACAGATAAAGCTGGAAATCTCATTGTTGGCGCAAATGTGTATTTAAAGAACTCTTATGATGGTTCAAATACAGACCACGATGGAAAATTTAGCTTTACAAGCATACTTACTGGCAACCAAATTTTGGTAATAAGTTATATAGGCTTTGAACCTCTGGAACTGGAAGCGGATATTTCTGAAATGAACCAATTAGAGATTCAGTTACGGGAAGATGTAAATTCTCTCGATGCTGTAGTGCTCAATGCAGGAAGTTTTTCGGCCGGGGAGCAATCCAGAGTTTCTGTTTTAAAGCCTTTAGATGTGGTCACTACTGCAGGTGTTGCAGGAGATTTTATAGCGGCTTTACAAACTCTGCCCGGCACTCAAACAGTGGGAGAAGATGGGCGGCTGTTTGTGAGAGGGGGAGGGCCGGGGAAACGCAGATATTTATTGATGGTCTGA
- a CDS encoding RDD family protein, with the protein MDNFQIETAQNISIEQNAAGIGDRILAFIVDMAIIVLYVILAALLMAGISGDNTSEMMYYLVLGLPPFLYNLLWETFWDGQSPGKALLQIRVVKKDGSRPQFSNYLVRWLLRIIDISLSSGGIAVVSILLNGKGQRLGDIAAGTTVISEKKKVSIHNTLGIDLPDDYQPKYTQVTVLSDHDIQEIKNLYNDARIGGQHHIILSLSEKVAQLMDVQFDENPMEFIQRVIKDYNYFTRQ; encoded by the coding sequence ATGGATAATTTTCAAATTGAAACCGCTCAAAATATTAGTATAGAACAGAATGCAGCGGGAATAGGCGACAGGATCCTTGCTTTCATAGTAGATATGGCCATCATCGTGTTATATGTAATTCTGGCTGCCCTGTTAATGGCAGGTATAAGTGGTGATAATACCAGTGAAATGATGTATTATCTGGTACTGGGCTTACCACCATTTCTATATAATCTACTTTGGGAAACTTTTTGGGATGGCCAGTCTCCGGGGAAGGCACTACTACAAATTAGAGTGGTAAAAAAAGACGGCTCGAGACCTCAGTTCTCCAATTATTTGGTAAGGTGGTTATTAAGAATCATAGATATAAGTCTTTCCAGTGGTGGTATCGCTGTTGTAAGCATTCTTTTGAACGGAAAAGGCCAGCGTTTGGGCGATATTGCTGCGGGAACTACCGTTATTTCTGAAAAAAAGAAAGTAAGTATTCATAATACGCTTGGGATAGATCTTCCTGATGACTACCAACCGAAGTATACCCAGGTAACGGTTTTAAGTGATCATGATATTCAGGAAATTAAAAACCTATATAATGATGCCAGAATAGGCGGGCAGCATCATATTATTCTTTCCCTTAGCGAAAAGGTCGCGCAATTAATGGATGTTCAGTTTGATGAGAACCCTATGGAATTTATTCAGCGAGTGATCAAAGATTATAATTATTTTACCAGGCAGTAA
- a CDS encoding lysophospholipid acyltransferase family protein, with protein sequence MGLLKKNPFGHYLILKKWLIRIFGVLTHRRYRGFNELQIEGSEIIKNLPDTNVLFVSNHQTYFADVTAMFHVFNASLSGRVDSIKNVGYIWQPKMNIYYVAAKETMKAGLLTRIMAYAGAVTVERTWRAKGQEVKREVNPNDTENIGVALNDGWVITFPQGTTKPFKPIRKGTAHIIKNHKPIVIPIVIDGFRRSFDKKGLRIKKRGILQTFQIKEPLEIDYENESIEEIVHKLEYAIEQHSSFLKVIPKEEIDAMEDLNEQRRWGY encoded by the coding sequence ATGGGATTATTGAAAAAGAATCCATTCGGGCATTATCTTATACTGAAGAAGTGGTTGATCCGCATTTTTGGAGTTTTGACGCATAGAAGATACAGAGGCTTTAATGAACTTCAAATTGAAGGTTCTGAAATTATCAAAAATCTTCCCGATACCAATGTGCTTTTTGTTTCTAATCATCAAACTTATTTTGCTGATGTTACAGCGATGTTTCATGTTTTCAATGCCAGTCTTAGTGGCAGGGTAGATAGTATTAAAAATGTAGGTTACATCTGGCAGCCAAAAATGAATATCTATTATGTTGCTGCGAAAGAGACCATGAAAGCTGGCTTACTTACCAGGATCATGGCCTATGCGGGTGCTGTGACGGTAGAACGTACCTGGAGAGCTAAAGGGCAGGAGGTGAAAAGGGAAGTGAATCCTAATGACACCGAGAATATTGGTGTTGCTTTGAATGATGGCTGGGTAATTACATTTCCACAGGGAACTACAAAGCCTTTCAAGCCTATTAGAAAAGGAACTGCCCATATTATTAAAAATCATAAACCAATAGTAATTCCGATAGTTATCGATGGTTTTAGAAGATCTTTTGATAAAAAAGGCCTGCGAATAAAGAAGCGCGGTATTTTGCAAACTTTTCAGATCAAGGAACCACTGGAGATAGATTATGAGAATGAAAGTATTGAAGAGATTGTACATAAACTGGAATATGCCATAGAACAACATTCGTCATTCTTAAAGGTGATCCCTAAAGAAGAGATCGACGCTATGGAAGATCTTAATGAACAGCGACGCTGGGGATATTAA
- a CDS encoding peptidylprolyl isomerase, with amino-acid sequence MFRNLSLISIFLFLFFASCEDKETSSEKTKTKTAEELKAQRQKDSIQQARDSIFEMRKRELAEENKRTKIEDNPMFPIAQEQLMPTLTEYGKKNPENKVRIKTKFGNIDIQLYMDTPLHRANFIMLVKNGYFNNTFFHRVAPGFVIQGGNADNQLTARSRGDVGNYLIPSEFDAGHKHTYGAFSAAKYAEQNVSKASSPFEFFIVMDKGGTPHLNNDHTVFGRVIRGMNVAEKIAQVKTGDSEWPIDNVEMDIEILK; translated from the coding sequence ATGTTTAGAAATCTTTCTTTAATTTCAATTTTTTTATTTCTCTTTTTTGCAAGTTGTGAAGATAAGGAAACTTCATCAGAAAAAACTAAGACAAAGACTGCAGAAGAACTTAAAGCGCAGCGACAAAAGGATTCTATTCAGCAAGCCAGAGATAGCATTTTTGAAATGCGAAAAAGGGAACTTGCTGAAGAAAATAAAAGAACGAAAATTGAAGACAATCCTATGTTCCCAATAGCGCAGGAACAGTTAATGCCCACGCTGACCGAATATGGAAAAAAGAATCCTGAAAATAAGGTAAGGATCAAGACTAAATTTGGAAATATAGATATCCAGCTCTATATGGATACCCCGTTACATAGAGCTAATTTTATCATGCTGGTTAAAAATGGATATTTCAATAATACATTCTTCCACAGGGTTGCGCCAGGCTTTGTGATACAGGGAGGAAATGCAGATAATCAACTTACAGCCAGAAGCCGTGGTGATGTGGGAAATTATCTAATCCCAAGTGAATTTGATGCAGGTCATAAACATACTTATGGAGCTTTTTCAGCAGCTAAATACGCCGAGCAGAATGTAAGCAAAGCTTCTTCACCATTTGAGTTCTTCATTGTAATGGACAAAGGTGGTACTCCTCATTTAAATAACGATCATACGGTGTTTGGCAGGGTTATTCGTGGCATGAATGTCGCTGAAAAAATTGCTCAGGTTAAGACCGGTGATTCTGAATGGCCTATTGATAATGTTGAAATGGATATTGAAATTCTTAAATAA
- a CDS encoding hemerythrin domain-containing protein: MTIFEALRQEHEIQRHLIDKLIKTEGKTEDRKKLFENLKHELKIHEDAEERHFYVPLMKKDLTQEKARHSVAEHHEMDELVEQMEDTEMDASNWLKLAKDLEHQLIHHLEEEEHEIFQLAGKVLTDKQKTDLADSYNKEIRKNR; this comes from the coding sequence ATGACCATTTTTGAAGCATTAAGACAGGAGCACGAAATACAAAGACATCTCATAGACAAGCTAATTAAGACTGAAGGAAAAACAGAAGATAGAAAAAAGCTATTTGAAAATTTAAAGCATGAACTAAAGATCCATGAAGATGCTGAAGAACGTCATTTTTATGTTCCTTTAATGAAAAAGGATTTAACGCAGGAAAAAGCCCGTCATAGTGTTGCTGAACATCACGAAATGGATGAGCTAGTAGAACAGATGGAAGATACAGAAATGGATGCTTCAAACTGGCTTAAACTTGCAAAAGACCTGGAACACCAATTAATTCATCACTTAGAAGAAGAAGAACACGAAATATTCCAGTTGGCAGGAAAAGTGCTTACCGATAAACAAAAAACCGATCTTGCAGATAGCTATAATAAAGAAATTAGAAAGAACAGGTAA
- a CDS encoding stage II sporulation protein M, with translation MREAAFVRQNKDKWVKYERLLQNNRNLSPERLSNIYVELSDDLSYSKTFYPKSNTTRYLNGLASGIHQRVYKSKKESGNRFITFFTKEFPSQFHKHQKQLLLSFLIFTVFCVVGAYSSATDAAFVRSIMGDAYVNMTLENIENNDPMAVYKKASETDMFLGITINNIKVSLMAFSLGVLAGLGTVFLLMQNAVMLGSFQFFFYDKGLLWESARTIWIHGTIEISVIIVAGCAGLVVGKSILFPGTYSRLKSFTMGIKDGLKIVISTIPFFIIAGFLEGFVTRITSMPDWLAILIIFTSLALILFYYVYYPLHLLKKSSNESGIY, from the coding sequence ATGCGCGAGGCTGCTTTTGTAAGGCAAAATAAAGATAAATGGGTTAAGTACGAAAGGCTCCTGCAAAATAATAGGAATCTTTCTCCCGAGCGGCTTTCAAATATTTACGTAGAACTAAGTGACGATCTTAGCTACTCAAAAACCTTCTATCCAAAAAGCAATACAACCAGGTATCTCAATGGTTTGGCATCAGGAATTCATCAAAGGGTTTATAAGTCCAAAAAAGAATCTGGAAACAGATTTATTACTTTTTTTACGAAAGAATTTCCCTCCCAGTTTCATAAACATCAAAAGCAGTTATTATTAAGCTTTTTGATATTTACAGTGTTTTGTGTGGTTGGAGCCTACAGTTCTGCTACGGATGCGGCATTTGTAAGATCTATTATGGGTGACGCCTATGTGAACATGACGCTGGAAAATATTGAGAATAACGACCCGATGGCCGTGTATAAAAAAGCATCTGAAACAGATATGTTTCTGGGGATCACCATAAACAATATTAAAGTTTCTTTAATGGCATTCTCTCTTGGTGTGCTTGCAGGATTGGGAACTGTTTTCCTCTTAATGCAAAATGCGGTCATGCTGGGAAGTTTTCAGTTCTTCTTTTATGACAAAGGTTTGCTATGGGAGTCGGCAAGAACTATCTGGATACATGGGACCATAGAAATTTCAGTTATTATTGTCGCCGGTTGCGCGGGACTTGTGGTAGGGAAAAGCATCTTATTTCCTGGAACTTATTCCAGGCTTAAGTCTTTCACTATGGGAATTAAAGACGGGTTAAAGATCGTGATAAGCACTATTCCATTTTTTATCATTGCTGGATTTCTCGAAGGTTTTGTTACAAGGATCACTTCGATGCCAGACTGGTTAGCGATATTGATCATTTTTACTTCTTTAGCATTGATATTGTTTTATTATGTTTACTACCCATTACATCTATTAAAAAAATCATCTAATGAATCAGGAATTTATTGA